The Thamnophis elegans isolate rThaEle1 chromosome Z, rThaEle1.pri, whole genome shotgun sequence genome contains a region encoding:
- the LOC116520867 gene encoding tubulin polymerization-promoting protein family member 2-like has product MSELEKTFLRFSAYGETATHRNTMSQKNFLKMLKECGVMDGKVVTSTDVLIAFNEVKFKGANHINYIEFLQAIKLLSRKYFEERSPEEALQAILKLIEGKKPSNLEE; this is encoded by the exons ATGTCGGAACTGGAAAAAACTTTTCTTAGATTTTCTGCATATGGAGAAACAGCTACGCACCGGAACACTATGTCTCAGAAGAACTTCCTCAAGATGTTGAAGGAATGTGGTGTGATGGATGGAAAAGTCGTGACCAGCACTGATGTGCTCATTGCCTTCAATGAAGTCAA GTTTAAGGGGGCCAATCACATTAACTATATTGAGTTTTTGCAAGCTATTAAATTGCTGAGCAGAAAGTACTTTGAGGAACGATCTCCTGAGGAAGCTCTGCAGGCCATATTGAAGCTAATCGAGGGGAAAAAGCCATCCAACCTGGAAGAATGA
- the LOC116520865 gene encoding tubulin polymerization-promoting protein family member 2-like gives MSELEKAFRKFAVYGDTAATGNDMTGKNFSKMLKECGVMDGKAVTSTDVDIVFNKVKAKTARNITYSEFQEAIRELSVKRFKGKSAEEALQATHQLMEGKEPGNVGATKTVAAGAVDRLTDTSKYTGSHKERFDESGKGKGIAGRADLTDNSGYVGAYKGGGTYDKTH, from the exons ATGTCAGAACTGGAAAAAGCCTTCCGCAAATTTGCGGTGTATGGAGACACAGCTGCCACAGGCAATGACATGACAGGCAAGAACTTCTCCAAGATGTTGAAGGAATGTGGTGTAATGGATGGCAAAGCAGTGACCAGCACTGATGTGGACATTGTCTTCAATAAAGTCAA GGCTAAGACTGCTCGCAACATCACATATTCAGAGTTCCAAGAAGCAATAAGAGAGCTGAGTGTTAAACGCTTCAAAGGAAAGTCCGCAGAGGAGGCTTTGCAGGCCACTCACCAGTTGATGGAGGGCAAAGAACCAGGCAATGTAGGAGCGACG aaaactgttgcagCTGGTGCAGTAGACAGACTGACGGACACCAGCAAATACACGGGTTCTCACAAGGAACGCTTTGATGAAAGTGGCAAAGGCAAAGGGATTGCTGGGCGTGCAGACTTGACTGACAACAGCGGCTATGTTGGGGCTTATAAGGGAGGTGGAACTTATGATAAGACCCACTAA